A region of Synergistaceae bacterium DNA encodes the following proteins:
- a CDS encoding ABC transporter ATP-binding protein translates to MSDITHEKGLLLEIKDLTIQYVTDSGTVHAVENLNLELGRGETLGFVGETGAGKTTTALGIMRLIPSPPGVIRSGEILFEGEDLLKKSEAEMRAIRGGRIAMIFQDPMTSLNPVMTVDKQIAEMIRLHRNVNEAESLKLAGDMLEVVGIRRERMHDYPHQFSGGMKQRVVIAIALACDPGLLIADEPTTALDVTIQAQVLELMKRLKQQFDASMLLITHDLGIVADICDQVAIMYAGRVVEYADKRTLFTNPVHPYTIGLFNSVPDLDEDREELAVIPGLMPDPMDLPTGCTFHPRCSHATEDCSKKKPDMVKIGQGHYVACPVRAGGERK, encoded by the coding sequence ATGAGCGACATAACGCACGAAAAGGGCCTGCTGCTGGAGATCAAAGACCTGACGATCCAGTACGTGACGGACAGCGGCACGGTGCACGCCGTGGAAAACCTGAACCTGGAGCTGGGACGGGGCGAAACTCTGGGCTTCGTCGGCGAGACCGGCGCGGGCAAGACGACAACGGCTCTGGGGATCATGAGGCTGATTCCCTCGCCTCCCGGGGTGATCCGGTCCGGGGAAATACTCTTTGAGGGGGAGGACCTGCTGAAGAAGAGCGAGGCGGAGATGCGCGCCATTCGCGGCGGACGCATAGCCATGATCTTTCAGGACCCCATGACCAGCCTTAATCCGGTGATGACCGTGGATAAGCAGATCGCGGAGATGATCCGGCTCCACCGGAACGTCAACGAGGCGGAGTCCCTGAAGCTGGCCGGCGACATGCTGGAGGTGGTGGGGATCCGGCGGGAGCGCATGCACGACTATCCCCACCAGTTCAGCGGTGGAATGAAGCAGAGGGTGGTTATCGCCATCGCCCTGGCCTGCGACCCCGGGCTGCTGATTGCGGACGAGCCCACCACGGCGCTTGACGTGACGATTCAGGCGCAGGTGCTGGAGCTGATGAAACGGCTGAAACAGCAGTTCGACGCGTCGATGCTTCTGATCACCCACGATCTGGGAATTGTGGCGGACATCTGCGACCAGGTGGCGATCATGTACGCGGGGCGGGTGGTGGAGTACGCCGACAAGCGCACGCTGTTCACCAATCCGGTGCATCCCTACACCATCGGTCTGTTCAACTCCGTGCCGGATCTGGACGAGGACAGGGAGGAGCTGGCGGTGATCCCCGGCCTGATGCCGGACCCCATGGACCTTCCCACGGGCTGCACGTTCCACCCCCGGTGTTCCCACGCGACGGAGGACTGCTCGAAGAAGAAGCCGGACATGGTAAAAATCGGACAGGGACATTACGTGGCCTGCCCGGTCCGGGCGGGAGGTGAGAGGAAATGA
- a CDS encoding ATP-binding cassette domain-containing protein has protein sequence MKEAPYIRVNNLKKYFPTKRGLLHAVDDVSFTIQKGETLGLVGESGCGKSTLGRCLIRLLESTAGSVVLHDEKTNADVDVTKVSAHVMKDLRKKVQIVFQDPYSCLNPRLSVWELIAEPLIVNGVFSDKTAMRARVRELMTTVGLAERLENSYPHELDGGRRQRIGIARSLALSPEFIVLDEPVSALDVCIQAQILNLLNELQKEFHYTYVFISHNLSVVKHVSDRIAVMYLGKIVELTNYKELFVKPLHPYTQALLSAIPVAKLDVKQDRIILEGDVPSPIEPPECCRFAGRCRYRQEVCSKETPDLKEVSPDHFVACHFTNALKPTNA, from the coding sequence ATGAAGGAAGCGCCCTACATTCGGGTGAACAACCTGAAAAAATATTTCCCCACGAAGCGGGGGCTGCTGCACGCGGTGGACGACGTGAGCTTCACCATCCAGAAGGGAGAGACCCTGGGTCTGGTGGGAGAGTCGGGCTGCGGCAAGTCCACTCTGGGACGGTGTCTCATCCGTCTTTTGGAGAGCACGGCGGGAAGCGTGGTTCTCCACGACGAAAAGACGAACGCGGACGTGGACGTAACGAAGGTCAGCGCTCACGTGATGAAGGACCTGCGGAAAAAGGTGCAGATCGTGTTTCAGGACCCCTATTCCTGCCTGAATCCGCGCCTTTCGGTGTGGGAGCTCATAGCGGAGCCCCTGATCGTGAACGGGGTGTTCAGCGACAAAACCGCCATGCGCGCCAGAGTTCGGGAGCTGATGACCACGGTGGGACTGGCGGAGCGTCTGGAAAACAGCTACCCCCACGAGCTGGACGGAGGGCGGCGGCAGCGTATTGGCATCGCCCGCTCTCTCGCGCTGAGCCCGGAGTTCATCGTGCTGGACGAGCCGGTGTCGGCGCTGGACGTCTGCATTCAGGCGCAGATTCTGAACCTGCTGAACGAGCTTCAGAAGGAATTTCACTACACCTACGTGTTTATCTCCCACAATCTGAGTGTGGTAAAGCACGTCTCGGACCGGATCGCCGTGATGTATCTGGGAAAAATTGTTGAGCTGACGAACTATAAGGAGCTTTTTGTGAAACCGCTCCACCCCTACACTCAGGCGCTGCTGTCGGCGATTCCCGTGGCGAAACTGGACGTGAAGCAGGACCGGATCATTCTGGAGGGCGACGTCCCCAGCCCCATCGAGCCGCCGGAATGCTGCCGTTTCGCGGGCCGCTGCCGTTATCGTCAGGAGGTCTGCTCAAAGGAGACTCCGGACCTGAAGGAAGTCTCCCCGGACCATTTCGTGGCCTGCCACTTCACAAACGCCCTGAAGCCCACGAACGCCTGA
- a CDS encoding ABC transporter permease produces the protein MSNATDLYLAENAAGVTKRKKRGALGEVLFRLRKSPLAMFGLAIILLLIFVALFADFLAPYGYSKQNLMHTFETPSKQFLLGTDEFGRDILSRLIYGARVSLQVGFIAVGIALVVGGMLGAVAGYYGGWIDNGIMRVMDVLLSVPQTLLAIAIAASLGPGLFNLMIAVGIAAVPNYARIVRGSVLSIREMEFVEAARAVGSSDLRIILKHIVPNSMAPIIVQSTLGVASAILNAAGLSFIGLGIQPPYPEWGAMLSGGRQYIRDFPHLTLYPGLAIMFTILALNFLGDGLRDALDPKLKR, from the coding sequence ATGAGTAACGCAACGGATCTTTACCTCGCGGAAAACGCCGCCGGCGTGACGAAACGAAAGAAACGGGGAGCGCTGGGGGAGGTGCTGTTCCGCCTTCGGAAAAGCCCCCTGGCCATGTTCGGCCTTGCCATCATTCTGCTTTTGATCTTCGTGGCCCTTTTTGCCGACTTTCTCGCCCCCTACGGCTACTCCAAGCAGAACCTCATGCACACCTTCGAGACGCCCTCGAAGCAGTTTCTGCTGGGGACGGACGAGTTTGGACGGGACATTCTCAGCCGCCTGATCTACGGGGCCAGGGTTTCCCTGCAGGTGGGCTTCATCGCCGTGGGCATCGCCCTCGTGGTGGGGGGAATGCTTGGAGCCGTGGCGGGGTACTACGGAGGCTGGATCGACAACGGGATCATGCGCGTCATGGACGTGCTGCTTTCCGTTCCCCAGACCCTTCTGGCCATCGCCATCGCGGCTTCGCTGGGGCCGGGGCTTTTCAACCTGATGATCGCCGTGGGCATCGCGGCCGTCCCCAACTACGCCCGAATCGTCCGGGGATCGGTGCTTTCCATTCGGGAGATGGAGTTTGTGGAGGCCGCCCGGGCTGTGGGCAGCTCCGACCTGCGAATCATTCTCAAGCACATCGTTCCGAACAGCATGGCCCCGATCATCGTCCAGTCCACGCTGGGGGTGGCCTCCGCCATTCTGAACGCGGCGGGGCTTTCCTTCATCGGGCTGGGGATTCAGCCGCCCTATCCGGAGTGGGGAGCCATGCTTTCGGGCGGACGTCAGTACATTCGAGATTTTCCGCATCTGACGCTCTATCCCGGTCTTGCCATCATGTTTACCATTCTGGCGCTGAACTTCCTTGGAGATGGGCTCAGAGACGCGCTGGATCCCAAACTGAAGCGGTAG